A single region of the Carassius gibelio isolate Cgi1373 ecotype wild population from Czech Republic chromosome A14, carGib1.2-hapl.c, whole genome shotgun sequence genome encodes:
- the LOC128027191 gene encoding cytoplasmic FMR1-interacting protein 2 isoform X1, with amino-acid sequence MTTHVTLEDALSNVDLLEELPLPDQQPCIEPPPSSIMYQANFDTNFEDRNAFVTGIARYIEQATVHSSMNEMLEEGHEYAVMLYTWRSCSRAIPQVKCNEQPNRVEIYEKTVEVLEPEVTKLMKFMYFQRKAIERFCSEVKRLCHAERRKDFVSEAYLLTLGKFINMFAVLDELKNMKCSVKNDHSAYKRAAQFLRKMADPQSIQESQNLSMFLANHNRITQCLHQQLEVIPGYEELLADIVNISVDYYENKMYLTPSEKHMLLKVMGFGLYLMDGNVSNIYKLDAKKRINLSKIDKFFKLQVVPLFGDMQIELSRYIETSAHYEENKSKWTCTQSSISPQYNLCEQMVQIRDDHIRFISELARYSNSEVVTGSGLDSQKSDEEYKELFDLALRGLQLLSKWSTHVMEVYSWKLVHPTDKFCNKDCPGTAEEYERATRYNYTSEEKFALVEVIAMIKGLQVLMGRMESVFNQAIRHTIYSALQDFAQVTLREPLRQAVRKKKNVLISVLQAIRKTICDWEGGREPPNDPCLRGEKDPKGGFDIKVPRRTVGPSSTQLYMVRTMLESLIADKSGSKKTLRSSLDGPIVQAIEDFHKQSFFFTHLLNFSEALQQCCDLSQLWFREFFLELTMGRRIQFPIEMSMPWILTDHILETKEPSMMEYVLYPLDLYNDSGYYALTKFKKQFLYDEIEAEVNLCFDQFVYKLADQIFAYYKAMAGSVLLDKRFRAECKNYGVIIPYPPSNRYETLLKQRHVQLLGRSIDLNRLITQRISAAMYKSLDQAISRFESEDLTSIVELEWLMEINRLTHRLLSKHMTLDSFDAMFREANHNVSAPYGRITLHVFWELNFDFLPNYCYNGSTNRFVRTAIPFTQEPQRDKPANVQPYYLYGSKPLNIAYSHIYSSYRNFVGPPHFKTICRLLGYQGIAVVMEELLKIVKSLLQGTILQYVKTLIEVMPKICRLPRHEYGSPGILEFFHHQLKDIIEYAELKTDVFQSLREVGNAILFCLLIEQALSQEEVCDLLHAAPFQNILPRVYIKEGERLEVRMKRLEAKYAPLHLVPLIERLGTPQQIAIAREGDLLTKERLCCGLSMFEVILTRIRSFLQDSVWRGPPPTNGVMHVDECMEFHRLWSAMQFVYCIPVGTHEFTAEQCFGDGLNWAGCAIIVLLGQQRRFDLFDFCYHLLKVQRQDGKDEIIKNVPLKKMADRIRKYQILNNEIFAILNKYMKAVETDSSTVEHVRCFQPPIHQSLATTC; translated from the exons ATGACCACCCACGTGACCCTGGAGGATGCGCTGTCCAATGTGGACCTGCTGGAGGAGCTTCCCCTCCCAGACCAGCAGCCATGCATCGAACCCCCACCATCCTCCATCATGTACCAG GCAAACTTTGACACCAACTTCGAAGACAGAAATGCGTTTGTCACTGGTATTGCCCGCTACATTGAACAGGCCACTGTGCACTCCAGCATG aatgAAATGCTGGAGGAGGGGCATGAGTATGCTGTCATGCTGTACACCTGGAGGAGCTGCTCCAGAGCCATtcctcag GTGAAGTGCAACGAGCAGCCAAACCGTGTGGAGATCTACGAGAAAACCGTGGAGGTGCTGGAACCTGAGGTCACCAAGCTCATGAAATTCATGTACTTCCAG CGCAAGGCCATCGAACGTTTCTGCAGCGAGGTAAAGCGACTGTGTCATGCTGAACGCAGGAAGGACTTTGTGTCCGAGGCCTACCTCCTCACTTTAGGAAAGTTTATCAACATGTTTGCCGTGCTGGACGAACTGAAGAACATGAAGTGCAGTGTAAAAAATGACCACTCTGCTTACAAGAG AGCGGCTCAATTCCTGAGAAAGATGGCTGACCCACAGTCCATCCAAGAGTCCCAAAACCTCTCGATgtttttagccaatcacaacagaatTACACAG TGTCTGCACCAGCAGCTGGAGGTGATCCCAGGTTATGAGGAGCTGCTGGCTGATATTGTCAACATCTCTGTGGATTACTACGAGAACAAGATGTACCTGACCCCCAGTGAGAAACACATGCTGCTAAAG GTCATGGGTTTCGGTCTATACTTGATGGATGGAAATGTCAGCAACATCTACAAACTGGATGCAAAGAAAAGGATAAACCTTAGCAAAATCGACAAGTTCTTTAAG CTTCAGGTCGTGCCCCTCTTTGGAGATATGCAGATCGAGCTGTCACGATACATAGAAACAAGTGCCCACTATGAAGAGAACAAGTCCAA gTGGACCTGCACTCAGAGCAGCATCAGTCCGCAGTATAACCTTTGCGAGCAGATGGTACAGATCAGAGACGACCACATCCGCTTCATCTCAGAGCTGGCGCGCTACAGTAACAGTGAGGTGGTGACTGGATCAGGGCTGGACAGTCAGAAGTCTGATGAGGAATACAAGGAGCTTTTCGACCTGGCACTCAGAGGACTGCAGCTTCTGTCCAAGTGGAGCACTCATGTCATGGAAGTG TACTCTTGGAAACTAGTCCACCCGACGGATAAGTTCTGCAACAAGGACTGTCCTGGCACAGCCGAGGAGTATGAACGTGCCACACGCTACAACTACACCAGCGAGGAGAAGTTCGCCTTGGTGGAGGTCATCGCTATGATCAAGGGTCTCCAGGTGCTGATGGGACGGATGGAGAGCGTGTTCAACCAGGCCATCAGGCACACAATCTACTCTGCCCTGCAGGACTTTGCACAAGTGACCCTGAGAGAGCCACTCAGACAGGCAGTGCGCAAGAAAAAGAACGTCCTCATTAG TGTACTTCAGGCAATTCGTAAAACCATCTGTGATTGGGAAGGGGGAAGAGAACCTCCTAATGACCCCTGTCTGAGGGGAGAGAAGGACCCCAAAGGAGGATTTGACATCAAAGTTCCTCGTCGCACGGTTGGCCCCTCAAGCACACAG CTTTACATGGTGCGCACCATGCTGGAGTCTCTCATCGCCGATAAAAGTGGCTCTAAGAAGACTCTTCGCAGCAGTCTGGATGGCCCCATCGTTCAGGCCATAGAGGACTTCCACAAGCAGTCTTTCTTCTTCACCCATCTCCTGAACTTTAGTG AGGCCCTGCAGCAGTGCTGTGATCTGTCCCAACTGTGGTTCCGAGAGTTCTTTCTGGAGCTCACCATGGGCCGTCGCATCCAGTTCCCCATTGAGATGTCGATGCCCTGGATCCTCACCGACCACATTCTGGAGACCAAAGAGCCCTCCATGATGGA ATATGTGCTGTATCCGTTGGACCTTTATAATGATAGTGGTTATTATGCCCTCACCAAATTCAAGAAGCAGTTCCTCTATGATGAGATAGAGGCCGAG GTCAACCTGTGTTTCGATCAGTTTGTGTACAAGTTAGCTGACCAGATATTTGCCTACTACAAAGCAATGGCTGGAAG TGTCCTCCTAGACAAACGCTTCCGTGCGGAGTGTAAGAACTATGGTGTGATCATTCCATACCCGCCTTCAAACCGCTACGAAACACTGCTCAAACAGAGACATGTTCAG CTGCTGGGTCGCTCCATCGACCTGAACAGATTGATAACCCAGAGGATCTCAGCAGCCATGTACAAATCCCTGGATCAGGCCATCAGCCGCTTTGAGAGCGAGGACCTCACCTCCATAGTG GAGCTTGAATGGCTGATGGAAATCAACAGGTTGACTCATCGCCTGCTCTCGAAGCACATGACCCTGGACAGTTTTGACGCCATGTTCCGTGAGGCCAATCACAACGTGTCTGCTCCGTACGGCCGCATCACACTGCATGTCTTCTGGGAACTCAACTTTGACTTCTTACCAAACTACTGTTACAATGGCTCCACCAACAG GTTTGTGCGGACAGCCATTCCCTTTACCCAGGAGCCTCAGAGGGACAAACCTGCCAATGTCCAGCCTTACTACTTATATGGCTCCAAG CCTCTGAACATTGCTTACTCCCACATCTACAGTTCCTACAGGAACTTTGTGGGTCCTCCACATTTCAAAACAATCTGCCGTCTTCTTGGTTACCAGGGCATTGCTGTGGTGATGGAGGAGCTGCTCAAGATTGTCAAGAGCTTG TTGCAAGGCACCATCCTGCAGTATGTGAAAACCCTCATAGAGGTGATGCCCAAGATCTGCCGTCTCCCTCGTCATGAGTACGGATCACCAG GCATCTTGGAGTTCTTCCACCATCAGCTGAAAGACATCATTGAGTATGCTGAGCTCAAGACCGATGTGTTTCAGAGTCTGAGAGAGGTGGGCAATGCCATCCTCTTTTGTCTGCTCATCGAGCAAGCTCTG TCACAGGAAGAGGTTTGTGACTTACTTCATGCAGCACCATTCCAGAACATCCTCCCAAGAGTCTACATAAAAG AGGGTGAGCGACTTGAGGTGAGGATGAAGAGGCTGGAGGCAAAGTATGCTCCTCTTCACCTGGTGCCCCTCATTGAGAGACTTGGGACCCCACAG CAAATTGCAATAGCTCGAGAGGGAGACCTGCTGACGAAGGAGCGTCTGTGCTGTGGTCTGTCCATGTTTGAAGTCATCCTGACGCGCATTCGCAGCTTCCTTCAGGACAGCGTGTGGCGAGGCCCTCCCCCCACCAATGGCGTCATGCATGTGGACGAGTGCATGGAGTTCCACCGCCTCTGGAGCGCCATGCAGTTTGTGTACTGCATCCCTGTGGGCACGCACGAGTTCACTGCAGA GCAGTGCTTCGGTGATGGTCTGAACTGGGCTGGATGTGCCATTATTGTGCTATTAGGACAACAACGTCGCTTTGACCTCTTCGATTTCTGCTACCACTTGCTGAAGGTCCAGAGGCAGGACGGCAAAGATGAGATCATTAAGAATGTG CCCCTGAAAAAGATGGCAGACCGCATCAGAAAGTATCAGATTCTCAACAACGAGATCTTTGCCATCCTCAACAAGTACATGAAGGCTGTGGAGACAGACAGTTCTACTGTGGAGCATGTTCGCTGTTTCCAGCCTCCTATACATCAGTCTCTGGCCACCACATGTTAA
- the LOC128026967 gene encoding mediator of RNA polymerase II transcription subunit 7-like: MGEPQQVSALPPPPMQYIKEYTDENVRKGLAPKPPPPIRDSYMMFGNQFQCDDLIIRPLESQGIERLHPMQFDHKRELKKLNMSILVNFLDLLDILIKSPGSIKREEKLEDLKLLFVHMHHLINEYRPHQARETLRVMMEVQKRQRLETAERFQKHLERVVEMIQGYLASLPDDLPQPNSSSVGEAGGVASAGDFRLKTEPRDVDETGVSCMVAQTDKNVPSRKDKVWDKDAAMCSIIDEMT; encoded by the coding sequence ATGGGGGAGCCACAGCAGGTCAGTGCTCTCCCACCGCCTCCGATGCAGTACATCAAGGAGTACACAGATGAAAATGTGCGAAAGGGACTGGCCCCCAAACCCCCTCCTCCTATTCGAGACAGTTACATGATGTTTGGTAATCAGTTCCAATGCGATGACCTCATTATTCGTCCACTGGAGAGCCAAGGCATTGAGCGCCTTCACCCTATGCAGTTTGACCACAAAAGAGAGCTGAAGAAACTAAATATGTCCATCCTGGTCAACTTTCTGGACCTTCTGGACATCCTCATCAAAAGCCCAGGCAGCATTAAGCGAGAGGAGAAGCTGGAGGACTTGAAACTTCTTTTTGTCCACATGCATCACCTCATCAACGAGTACCGTCCCCACCAGGCCAGAGAGACGCTGCGGGTCATGATGGAGGTTCAGAAGAGACAGAGACTGGAGACGGCTGAGCGTTTCCAGAAGCACCTGGAGCGGGTGGTGGAGATGATCCAGGGGTATCTTGCCTCACTGCCTGATGATTTGCCACAACCCAACAGCTCCAGCGTGGGAGAGGCTGGTGGTGTGGCGTCAGCTGGAGACTTCAGACTAAAAACTGAGCCTAGGGATGTAGATGAGACAGGTGTTAGCTGCATGGTTGCACAAACGGACAAGAACGTGCCCAGTAGAAAGGACAAAGTGTGGGACAAGGATGCTGCAATGTGCAGTATTATTGATGAGATGACATAA
- the LOC128027133 gene encoding hepatocyte nuclear factor 3-gamma-like, protein MIDEVKRERGDQWISFYSNEVYYGADNQPLGTRGYSPPGHHYQSYGPPCDSAAAGNTGRLGSPVGILPPPNPKGYAECSSSEPEFPALKSVYRRTLSHAKPPYSYISLICMAIQQSPAKRLTLNEIYDWIRQLFPYYRQNQQRWQNSIRHSLSFNDCFVRVPRSPDSPGKGSYWALHPDSGNMFENGCYMRRQKRFKCQKATLPNNLDGEPVKSKGKKKKVEVKSLNSSCKSPVPPPSDTTAQHSSILPVSYPETKAPSPSHLHQHLTPSHTLFPTQPPEISTHLPSLNVPFPTMSTPSLQPVPPASMETSFHCEPTSQHSISVQRLMDFQYCETPVNYPVYCQSNSHPNLTSYAGDSVYYPGFSMCPAPLLSSS, encoded by the exons ATGATTGACGAAGTGAAACGGGAGAGAGGCGATCAATGGATTTCATTTTACTCCAACGAG gtaTATTATGGAGCAGACAACCAGCCGTTGGGCACCAGAGGATATTCCCCCCCAGGACATCACTACCAGAGTTACGGCCCACCGTGTGATTCAGCAGCTGCGGGAAACACCGGGAGACTCGGAAGCCCAGTGGGAATACTGCCTCCACCAAACCCCAAAGGATACGCTGAGTGCAGCTCCAGTGAACCTGAGTTTCCAGCACTGAAATCAGTCTACAGACGGACCTTAAGCCACGCCAAGCCACCATATTCTTACATCTCTCTTATCTGCATGGCAATCCAGCAGTCGCCAGCCAAGAGACTGACACTGAACGAGATCTACGACTGGATCCGCCAGCTCTTTCCGTATTACAGACAGAATCAACAGAGATGGCAAAACTCCATCCGCCATTCCCTGTCATTCAACGACTGCTTCGTGCGTGTACCAAGATCACCAGACTCACCAGGGAAAGGCTCGTACTGGGCCCTGCACCCAGACTCGGGCAACATGTTCGAAAACGGCTGCTACATGCGTCGCCAGAAGCGCTTCAAGTGTCAGAAGGCGACGTTGCCAAACAATTTGGATGGAGAACCTGTAAAAtcaaaagggaagaaaaaaaaggtgGAGGTCAAGTCACTCAACTCTTCTTGTAAATCACCTGTACCTCCTCCAAGTGACACCACAGCACAGCATTCAAGCATTTTACCAGTGTCCTATCCTGAAACCAAAGCTCCTTCTCCTTCCCATCTTCATCAGCACCTTACGCCCTCACACACTTTATTTCCTACCCAGCCTCCAGAGATCTCAACACACCTGCCTTCCCTTAATGTCCCATTCCCAACAATGTCCACTCCCAGCCTGCAGCCCGTCCCGCCGGCCTCTATGGAAACCAGCTTTCACTGTGAACCTACATCCCAACACTCCATTTCTGTCCAGCGACTTATGGACTTCCAGTACTGCGAGACTCCGGTGAACTACCCAGTTTACTGCCAGTCTAATTCCCATCCCAACCTCACCTCGTATGCAGGAGACTCGGTTTACTACCCTGGATTTAGCATGTGTCCTGCTCCTCTTCTGAGTTCCTCCTGA
- the LOC128027191 gene encoding cytoplasmic FMR1-interacting protein 2 isoform X2 has protein sequence MTTHVTLEDALSNVDLLEELPLPDQQPCIEPPPSSIMYQANFDTNFEDRNAFVTGIARYIEQATVHSSMNEMLEEGHEYAVMLYTWRSCSRAIPQVKCNEQPNRVEIYEKTVEVLEPEVTKLMKFMYFQRKAIERFCSEVKRLCHAERRKDFVSEAYLLTLGKFINMFAVLDELKNMKCSVKNDHSAYKRAAQFLRKMADPQSIQESQNLSMFLANHNRITQCLHQQLEVIPGYEELLADIVNISVDYYENKMYLTPSEKHMLLKVMGFGLYLMDGNVSNIYKLDAKKRINLSKIDKFFKLQVVPLFGDMQIELSRYIETSAHYEENKSKWTCTQSSISPQYNLCEQMVQIRDDHIRFISELARYSNSEVVTGSGLDSQKSDEEYKELFDLALRGLQLLSKWSTHVMEVYSWKLVHPTDKFCNKDCPGTAEEYERATRYNYTSEEKFALVEVIAMIKGLQVLMGRMESVFNQAIRHTIYSALQDFAQVTLREPLRQAVRKKKNVLISVLQAIRKTICDWEGGREPPNDPCLRGEKDPKGGFDIKVPRRTVGPSSTQLYMVRTMLESLIADKSGSKKTLRSSLDGPIVQAIEDFHKQSFFFTHLLNFSEALQQCCDLSQLWFREFFLELTMGRRIQFPIEMSMPWILTDHILETKEPSMMEYVLYPLDLYNDSGYYALTKFKKQFLYDEIEAEVNLCFDQFVYKLADQIFAYYKAMAGSVLLDKRFRAECKNYGVIIPYPPSNRYETLLKQRHVQLLGRSIDLNRLITQRISAAMYKSLDQAISRFESEDLTSIVELEWLMEINRLTHRLLSKHMTLDSFDAMFREANHNVSAPYGRITLHVFWELNFDFLPNYCYNGSTNRFVRTAIPFTQEPQRDKPANVQPYYLYGSKPLNIAYSHIYSSYRNFVGPPHFKTICRLLGYQGIAVVMEELLKIVKSLLQGTILQYVKTLIEVMPKICRLPRHEYGSPGILEFFHHQLKDIIEYAELKTDVFQSLREVGNAILFCLLIEQALVVRN, from the exons ATGACCACCCACGTGACCCTGGAGGATGCGCTGTCCAATGTGGACCTGCTGGAGGAGCTTCCCCTCCCAGACCAGCAGCCATGCATCGAACCCCCACCATCCTCCATCATGTACCAG GCAAACTTTGACACCAACTTCGAAGACAGAAATGCGTTTGTCACTGGTATTGCCCGCTACATTGAACAGGCCACTGTGCACTCCAGCATG aatgAAATGCTGGAGGAGGGGCATGAGTATGCTGTCATGCTGTACACCTGGAGGAGCTGCTCCAGAGCCATtcctcag GTGAAGTGCAACGAGCAGCCAAACCGTGTGGAGATCTACGAGAAAACCGTGGAGGTGCTGGAACCTGAGGTCACCAAGCTCATGAAATTCATGTACTTCCAG CGCAAGGCCATCGAACGTTTCTGCAGCGAGGTAAAGCGACTGTGTCATGCTGAACGCAGGAAGGACTTTGTGTCCGAGGCCTACCTCCTCACTTTAGGAAAGTTTATCAACATGTTTGCCGTGCTGGACGAACTGAAGAACATGAAGTGCAGTGTAAAAAATGACCACTCTGCTTACAAGAG AGCGGCTCAATTCCTGAGAAAGATGGCTGACCCACAGTCCATCCAAGAGTCCCAAAACCTCTCGATgtttttagccaatcacaacagaatTACACAG TGTCTGCACCAGCAGCTGGAGGTGATCCCAGGTTATGAGGAGCTGCTGGCTGATATTGTCAACATCTCTGTGGATTACTACGAGAACAAGATGTACCTGACCCCCAGTGAGAAACACATGCTGCTAAAG GTCATGGGTTTCGGTCTATACTTGATGGATGGAAATGTCAGCAACATCTACAAACTGGATGCAAAGAAAAGGATAAACCTTAGCAAAATCGACAAGTTCTTTAAG CTTCAGGTCGTGCCCCTCTTTGGAGATATGCAGATCGAGCTGTCACGATACATAGAAACAAGTGCCCACTATGAAGAGAACAAGTCCAA gTGGACCTGCACTCAGAGCAGCATCAGTCCGCAGTATAACCTTTGCGAGCAGATGGTACAGATCAGAGACGACCACATCCGCTTCATCTCAGAGCTGGCGCGCTACAGTAACAGTGAGGTGGTGACTGGATCAGGGCTGGACAGTCAGAAGTCTGATGAGGAATACAAGGAGCTTTTCGACCTGGCACTCAGAGGACTGCAGCTTCTGTCCAAGTGGAGCACTCATGTCATGGAAGTG TACTCTTGGAAACTAGTCCACCCGACGGATAAGTTCTGCAACAAGGACTGTCCTGGCACAGCCGAGGAGTATGAACGTGCCACACGCTACAACTACACCAGCGAGGAGAAGTTCGCCTTGGTGGAGGTCATCGCTATGATCAAGGGTCTCCAGGTGCTGATGGGACGGATGGAGAGCGTGTTCAACCAGGCCATCAGGCACACAATCTACTCTGCCCTGCAGGACTTTGCACAAGTGACCCTGAGAGAGCCACTCAGACAGGCAGTGCGCAAGAAAAAGAACGTCCTCATTAG TGTACTTCAGGCAATTCGTAAAACCATCTGTGATTGGGAAGGGGGAAGAGAACCTCCTAATGACCCCTGTCTGAGGGGAGAGAAGGACCCCAAAGGAGGATTTGACATCAAAGTTCCTCGTCGCACGGTTGGCCCCTCAAGCACACAG CTTTACATGGTGCGCACCATGCTGGAGTCTCTCATCGCCGATAAAAGTGGCTCTAAGAAGACTCTTCGCAGCAGTCTGGATGGCCCCATCGTTCAGGCCATAGAGGACTTCCACAAGCAGTCTTTCTTCTTCACCCATCTCCTGAACTTTAGTG AGGCCCTGCAGCAGTGCTGTGATCTGTCCCAACTGTGGTTCCGAGAGTTCTTTCTGGAGCTCACCATGGGCCGTCGCATCCAGTTCCCCATTGAGATGTCGATGCCCTGGATCCTCACCGACCACATTCTGGAGACCAAAGAGCCCTCCATGATGGA ATATGTGCTGTATCCGTTGGACCTTTATAATGATAGTGGTTATTATGCCCTCACCAAATTCAAGAAGCAGTTCCTCTATGATGAGATAGAGGCCGAG GTCAACCTGTGTTTCGATCAGTTTGTGTACAAGTTAGCTGACCAGATATTTGCCTACTACAAAGCAATGGCTGGAAG TGTCCTCCTAGACAAACGCTTCCGTGCGGAGTGTAAGAACTATGGTGTGATCATTCCATACCCGCCTTCAAACCGCTACGAAACACTGCTCAAACAGAGACATGTTCAG CTGCTGGGTCGCTCCATCGACCTGAACAGATTGATAACCCAGAGGATCTCAGCAGCCATGTACAAATCCCTGGATCAGGCCATCAGCCGCTTTGAGAGCGAGGACCTCACCTCCATAGTG GAGCTTGAATGGCTGATGGAAATCAACAGGTTGACTCATCGCCTGCTCTCGAAGCACATGACCCTGGACAGTTTTGACGCCATGTTCCGTGAGGCCAATCACAACGTGTCTGCTCCGTACGGCCGCATCACACTGCATGTCTTCTGGGAACTCAACTTTGACTTCTTACCAAACTACTGTTACAATGGCTCCACCAACAG GTTTGTGCGGACAGCCATTCCCTTTACCCAGGAGCCTCAGAGGGACAAACCTGCCAATGTCCAGCCTTACTACTTATATGGCTCCAAG CCTCTGAACATTGCTTACTCCCACATCTACAGTTCCTACAGGAACTTTGTGGGTCCTCCACATTTCAAAACAATCTGCCGTCTTCTTGGTTACCAGGGCATTGCTGTGGTGATGGAGGAGCTGCTCAAGATTGTCAAGAGCTTG TTGCAAGGCACCATCCTGCAGTATGTGAAAACCCTCATAGAGGTGATGCCCAAGATCTGCCGTCTCCCTCGTCATGAGTACGGATCACCAG GCATCTTGGAGTTCTTCCACCATCAGCTGAAAGACATCATTGAGTATGCTGAGCTCAAGACCGATGTGTTTCAGAGTCTGAGAGAGGTGGGCAATGCCATCCTCTTTTGTCTGCTCATCGAGCAAGCTCTG GTGGTAAGGAATTAG
- the LOC128027662 gene encoding tyrosine-protein kinase ITK/TSK — MYPRVILKETLYKKSQQKRRTSPCNYKERIFVLNTQDLTYFEHRPGKKPTQKGCIELSHIKCVEIVRSDVPIPCEYKYPFQVAHDSYYLYVFAPDNECRLKWVRALKEATQNNSLFLKYHPDFWGEGKWRCCHRTEKLATGCSEYYPSGAKPLPPTPDPMRRSSDPEDRIVVALRNFSPVEDTDLPLHKDEEYFVVDSSEPNWWTVRDKDGNVGTVPCIYIAEKLSNNIEKFEWYNKDITRTEAESLLMRENKDGGFIVRDSKHAGVYTVSIFSRAAGTNGEKHPLVKHYQIKVQREGEKVMYYLAEKYVFSTIPELIRYHQHNPAGLITRLRHCVTRNVTDSRIDELSSDKWEIHPDELTLSEELGSGQFGLVWKGCWNDQQVAVKTVREGFMSEEEFKEEAQVMMKLSHSKLVQLYGVVTQRSPIYLVFEFMENGCLTDYLRARKGNFSQEVLLGMCLDVSEGMAYLESSNFIHRDLAARNCLVSEDNVVKISDFGMTRFVLDDQYTSSFGSKFPVRWSSPEVIKFQKYSSKSDVWSFGVFMWEVYSEGRLPYDTRGNAEVVEALNAGLRLLRPRLCPQSVYELMQWSWKEKPDDRPSFAQLLHELACLEQEP, encoded by the exons ATGTACCCAAGGGTCATCCTAAAGGAAACACTGTACAAGAAATCACAGCAGAAGAGAAGAACTTCGCCGTGCAATTACAAAGAGAGGATTTTCGTGTTAAACACACAGGATCTGACATACTTTGAACATCGGCCTGGA AAAAAGCCAACTCAGAAAGGCTGCATCGAACTGTCTCATATCAAGTGTGTGGAGATCGTTCGCAGTGACGTTCCCATTCCCTGTGAATACAAGTACCCTTTCCAG GTCGCCCATGACAGCTACTATCTGTATGTGTTTGCTCCAGATAACGAATGTAGGTTAAAATGGGTCAGAGCTCTGAAAGAAG CGACACAAAATAACAGCTTATTTCTGAAGTACCATCCTGACTTCTGGGGAGAAGGGAAATGGAGATGTTGTCATCGGACCGAGAAGCTGGCCACGGGATGCAGTGAATACTATCCCAGTGGAG CCAAACCTCTTCCCCCAACTCCAGATCCAATG CGGCGATCTTCAGATCCAGAGGACAGGATTGTTGTGGCTTTGAGGAATTTCAGCCCCGTAGAAGATACTGATCTGCCTCTGCATAAAGATGAAGAGTATTTTGTCGTTGACAGTTCAGAACCAAACTGGTGGACAGTGAGGGACAAAGACGG AAATGTTGGCACGGTGCCATGCATATATATTGCAGAGAAATTATCAAACAACATCGAGAAATTTGA ATGGTACAATAAAGACATAACTCGCACCGAGGCAGAGAGCTTACTAATGAGAGAG AACAAGGACGGGGGTTTCATCGTTCGTGACTCTAAACATGCAGGTGTTTACACCGTCTCAATATTTTCCAGAGCTGCAGG GACTAATGGAGAGAAGCATCCCCTAGTTAAGCACTACCAGATTAAAGTGCAAAGAGAAGGTGAAAAGGTCATGTATTACTTAGCTGAGAAATACGTGTTCTCGACCATTCCAGAGCTCATCCGCTATCACCAACACAATCCGGCAG GTTTAATAACCAGGTTGAGGCACTGTGTGACCAGAAATGTCACAGATTCAAGGATCGATGAGTTGTCATCAG ATAAATGGGAGATTCACCCTGATGAACTGACATTAAGCGAGGAACTGGGCAGTGGGCAGTTTGGCTTGGTCTGGAAGGGATGCTGGAATGACCAGCAGGTTGCAGTTAAGACCGTCCGAGAGGGATTCATGTCAGAGGAGGAATTTAAGGAGGAAGCACAAGTGATGAT GAAACTGTCCCACAGTAAGCTGGTCCAGTTGTATGGTGTGGTCACTCAGCGCTCGCCCATCTATCTGGTGTTTGAATTCATGGAGAACGGCTGCCTGACAGACTACTTGCGTGCCAGAAAAGGCAACTTCTCCCAGGAGGTCCTGCTGGGGATGTGTTTGGATGTGAGCGAGGGGATGGCCTACCTGGAGAGCTCCAACTTCATCCACAGAGACTTG GCTGCAAGAAACTGTTTGGTTTCTGAAGACAATGTGGTGAAGATATCAGATTTTGGAATGACGAG GTTTGTCCTAGATGATCAGTACACCAGTTCTTTTGGGTCCAAATTTCCAGTGAGATGGTCCTCTCCAGAGGTGATCAAATTCCAGAAGTACAGCAGCAAATCAGACGTGTGGTCTTTCG GTGTGTTCATGTGGGAGGTGTACAGTGAGGGCCGTTTGCCCTATGATACCCGTGGTAATGCAGAAGTAGTGGAGGCCCTAAATGCAGGACTACGGCTCCTGAGACCCCGTCTCTGTCCACAGAGCGTGTACGAGTTAATGCAATGGAGCTGGAAAGAG AAACCTGATGATCGCCCCTCGTTTGCTCAGCTCCTGCATGAACTGGCCTGCCTTGAACAAGAACCGTAA